A genome region from Candidatus Hydrogenedens sp. includes the following:
- a CDS encoding YggT family protein, whose amino-acid sequence MFIRDFLYTLFTLYMLGILAVWLGPYIDFDLRQRKWSLWVVKIVDPLLQVIRKNLPYIGPFNWAPIIALLIVWLMRKIIVGI is encoded by the coding sequence TTGTTTATCCGTGATTTTTTATATACCTTATTTACGCTGTACATGCTCGGAATTTTAGCGGTATGGTTAGGTCCCTATATTGATTTTGACCTGAGGCAACGGAAATGGAGCCTATGGGTAGTTAAAATTGTGGACCCCCTTCTTCAAGTTATAAGAAAAAACTTACCTTATATAGGACCTTTCAACTGGGCTCCTATTATTGCATTACTAATTGTCTGGTTAATGAGAAAAATTATTGTCGGAATTTAA
- a CDS encoding DUF4091 domain-containing protein gives MQKSFYFISFICLMGVFYANIFAETAPVASIQEGVFIKEWLVCGPFPNPLKEGVVEFRHDETTLGFYIDYLAKAGGESNIIPEEGMSIDPGDGITRAWKKYTSSEDYINFNKVFDDNQGGKVAYAFCYLKSDTDKEVVLGIGSNDGVRVWLNGELIWDNHCPRGAMIDEDCFNISLKTGLNPLLIKVDQGFGNWGFYARVVNREEVLKKLKELPDLRGDITYTVENNSLRSWMARHSKYRLLEPPVQYTLQLLNANNEVLQTASANLGQSVTFSLEGLAEGPYRIEGKFTIPDGITMEKQSFYYHGKPTVIVNLGEFYEKLPNKRIELLFDSNQDKLKDSEILKSSEYMPVLEPVSGGIQELGGGKYAILRTDLSPLWIRILLPAPGLGYEWYMLNDSGYKFESKEVQEIDALSEVEKNLRSRLSNVLESGNFPNSEWLFQSYSQRLMLTPIRQAKGEVSPEERLKKIHRLSSLKAKIAENDSMAVWFSPAIEKVGKEEPVPDCSLEYFPLDIARNEYEAFQVVISPKGTISSLKVNISEGKTKDGYTLPAEQFKVFEVNYVPIHTVSDYYGDLKEYPDPIVPVKDAVNVSSGGNIVLWVRLYVGKGQPPGIYEGKIQINSVGLNLEVPYKVQIFNYVLPPYTSTETAYGVSPDYSWHGPLTDDQKKEVFDLYMKTCMEYRISPYTPHAFAPIKWTFEGTPPEAVLDFTEFDKAMEKYLNQYNFNAFNVGGLPSELNGEPRYSKEYNRLFTSIYSQVQEHLREKGWLHKAYWYWVDEPPPTDYPEVKKGMELLQSACPDIRRLLTCNQEPAPVPYFWGVVNLWVPIFNMYEETRAQWRQSLGESVWWYVCTAPRAPYANNFVDHPAINHRIRFWQMDKYHLDGDLFWSITYWLQNPWEEAMSIGTDGQRWGNGDGRMLYPPRREKPTEPIIEPPVPSIRLECLRDGLEDRESLLVLERVDARKAPIGVLARKERAEALNKLSSSIKVYEQNPLLFYYYRTKIMNLVARILQGGS, from the coding sequence ATGCAAAAATCCTTTTATTTTATATCGTTTATTTGCTTGATGGGTGTGTTTTATGCAAATATTTTTGCAGAGACGGCGCCTGTTGCCTCTATACAGGAAGGTGTTTTTATCAAGGAATGGCTTGTTTGTGGACCTTTCCCCAATCCATTGAAGGAAGGCGTAGTGGAATTCCGTCATGATGAAACTACTTTAGGGTTTTATATTGATTATCTGGCTAAAGCGGGTGGAGAGAGTAATATTATTCCTGAAGAAGGTATGTCTATTGACCCGGGAGATGGTATCACACGGGCATGGAAAAAATATACATCCTCTGAGGATTATATAAATTTTAATAAGGTGTTTGATGATAATCAAGGAGGCAAAGTGGCTTATGCCTTTTGTTATTTAAAGAGTGATACGGATAAAGAAGTTGTTTTAGGAATAGGTAGTAATGATGGTGTTCGAGTTTGGCTGAATGGGGAACTTATCTGGGATAATCATTGCCCAAGAGGTGCTATGATAGACGAAGATTGTTTCAATATATCACTGAAAACGGGATTAAATCCCCTTTTAATAAAAGTAGACCAGGGTTTTGGAAATTGGGGTTTTTATGCTCGTGTTGTAAATCGGGAAGAAGTACTTAAAAAATTGAAAGAACTTCCTGATTTGAGAGGAGATATTACATATACAGTAGAGAATAATTCTTTGCGTTCATGGATGGCTCGTCATTCTAAATATCGTTTGTTGGAACCACCCGTTCAATACACTTTGCAGCTTTTGAATGCTAATAACGAAGTTCTACAAACAGCTTCTGCAAATCTGGGGCAATCCGTAACTTTCTCTCTTGAAGGACTTGCTGAAGGTCCTTATCGAATAGAAGGAAAATTTACAATTCCAGATGGAATAACTATGGAGAAACAAAGTTTCTATTATCATGGGAAACCTACTGTAATTGTAAACTTGGGAGAATTTTATGAAAAATTGCCTAATAAGAGAATAGAACTTCTGTTTGACAGTAATCAGGATAAACTAAAAGATAGTGAAATTCTAAAAAGTTCTGAGTATATGCCTGTGTTAGAACCCGTATCAGGTGGAATACAGGAATTAGGTGGAGGTAAATATGCAATTTTGAGAACAGATTTATCACCATTATGGATACGCATTTTATTGCCTGCACCGGGTTTGGGATATGAATGGTATATGCTAAACGATAGTGGATATAAATTTGAGAGTAAAGAGGTTCAGGAAATTGATGCTTTAAGCGAAGTTGAGAAAAATTTAAGAAGCCGACTTTCCAATGTATTAGAGTCTGGTAATTTCCCCAATTCGGAATGGTTGTTTCAGTCCTATAGCCAGAGACTTATGTTAACTCCGATACGACAGGCAAAAGGAGAAGTTTCACCCGAAGAACGGTTGAAAAAAATACATCGTCTTTCTTCACTTAAAGCAAAAATTGCTGAAAATGATTCTATGGCGGTATGGTTTTCTCCTGCAATAGAAAAGGTAGGTAAAGAGGAACCTGTTCCCGATTGTTCTCTGGAATATTTCCCATTGGATATTGCCCGTAATGAATATGAAGCATTTCAGGTTGTAATCAGTCCTAAAGGAACTATTTCATCACTAAAAGTGAATATTTCAGAAGGTAAGACTAAAGATGGTTACACATTGCCTGCTGAACAGTTTAAGGTTTTTGAGGTAAATTATGTTCCCATCCATACTGTATCCGATTATTATGGTGACTTAAAAGAATACCCCGACCCTATAGTTCCAGTGAAAGATGCCGTAAATGTTTCTTCGGGAGGAAATATTGTGCTATGGGTTCGTTTATATGTAGGAAAAGGACAGCCCCCGGGTATTTATGAAGGAAAGATACAAATAAATTCGGTTGGATTAAATTTAGAAGTCCCGTATAAGGTACAGATTTTTAATTATGTGCTCCCACCCTATACAAGCACAGAAACCGCCTACGGGGTTTCACCGGATTACTCCTGGCACGGACCTTTAACGGATGACCAGAAAAAAGAAGTTTTTGATTTGTACATGAAGACCTGTATGGAATATCGGATTTCCCCATATACTCCCCATGCTTTTGCACCTATAAAATGGACATTTGAAGGGACACCGCCAGAAGCCGTATTAGATTTTACGGAATTTGATAAAGCAATGGAAAAATATTTAAATCAATACAATTTCAACGCCTTTAATGTAGGAGGCTTACCTTCAGAACTCAATGGAGAACCAAGATATTCGAAAGAATATAATAGATTATTTACTTCCATTTACAGTCAGGTGCAGGAACATCTCCGTGAAAAAGGTTGGCTACATAAAGCATATTGGTATTGGGTTGATGAACCTCCTCCTACGGATTATCCCGAAGTTAAAAAAGGAATGGAACTGTTGCAATCTGCGTGCCCGGATATACGCAGGCTTTTGACCTGTAATCAGGAACCGGCACCTGTCCCTTATTTCTGGGGTGTGGTTAATCTCTGGGTGCCTATATTTAATATGTATGAAGAAACACGAGCCCAATGGAGGCAGAGTTTAGGAGAGTCGGTGTGGTGGTATGTATGCACAGCCCCGAGGGCTCCGTATGCGAATAATTTTGTTGACCATCCGGCCATAAATCATCGAATTCGTTTCTGGCAGATGGATAAATATCATTTAGATGGTGATTTGTTCTGGTCCATTACCTATTGGTTACAAAATCCGTGGGAAGAAGCAATGTCCATAGGAACAGATGGTCAAAGATGGGGTAATGGTGATGGACGTATGTTATATCCTCCAAGGAGGGAAAAACCCACAGAACCTATTATAGAACCCCCTGTGCCTTCTATCCGTTTGGAATGCTTACGCGATGGTCTGGAAGACAGAGAATCTTTGTTAGTGCTGGAACGCGTAGATGCAAGAAAGGCTCCTATTGGAGTTTTAGCCCGTAAAGAAAGGGCAGAGGCTTTAAATAAACTTTCTTCTTCTATAAAAGTTTATGAACAAAATCCGCTCCTTTTTTATTATTACAGAACAAAAATTATGAATCTTGTAGCACGAATTCTTCAAGGAGGTTCGTAG
- a CDS encoding NAD(P)H-hydrate epimerase, producing MSIQYLTVHQMREADRRCIEELGIPGVVLMNNAGNAVFKELDKGPVTVLCGKGNNGGDGFVVARLALVAGWNVKVLLLTEPSNIRGDAEVFMNAYLRLGGEMAICLNDNDVREEVGKIAENETCVDALLGTGTKGEITGLLRTAIESTKRLRNIISVDLPSGMNADTGDICGVCVRARKTVTFQYPKMGFKNPYAREYLGKLVVADIGIPPVCADDNQWIELKRRKGEFFKSNRSNLPNNTEGQKL from the coding sequence GTGTCTATACAATACCTTACTGTGCACCAGATGCGTGAAGCCGATAGACGCTGTATAGAGGAATTGGGCATTCCGGGTGTTGTTTTAATGAATAACGCAGGTAATGCAGTATTCAAAGAATTAGACAAAGGACCTGTTACTGTCTTATGTGGTAAAGGGAATAATGGTGGAGATGGTTTTGTAGTGGCAAGGTTGGCATTGGTTGCAGGATGGAATGTCAAAGTCCTTTTATTAACGGAACCTTCCAATATCCGGGGAGATGCAGAAGTATTTATGAATGCGTATTTGCGATTGGGTGGAGAAATGGCCATCTGTTTGAATGATAATGATGTTCGGGAGGAGGTTGGTAAGATTGCAGAGAATGAAACATGTGTAGATGCTCTTTTGGGGACAGGAACGAAAGGAGAAATAACAGGACTTTTGCGGACGGCTATAGAAAGCACAAAGAGGTTAAGGAATATTATTTCGGTGGATTTGCCTTCCGGAATGAATGCAGATACCGGGGATATTTGTGGTGTTTGTGTTCGTGCCCGAAAAACGGTAACTTTCCAATATCCTAAAATGGGTTTTAAAAACCCTTATGCCAGGGAATACCTTGGGAAATTAGTTGTTGCGGATATTGGCATTCCACCCGTTTGTGCAGATGATAATCAATGGATTGAATTAAAACGAAGAAAAGGTGAATTTTTTAAGTCGAACAGGAGTAACTTACCTAACAATACAGAAGGGCAAAAATTATGA
- a CDS encoding sugar phosphate isomerase/epimerase: MGKIGIGINLEFVRHADKPFEWGVDKAAELGYEYVEPMVHWGRELLSEAGYFHSVSMLDDPYRIKKACENAGVKLSGLSSHCPLCKPEISTEYLKQGIRFAAECGAPVVNTDEGPKPKWTTVEEDHVLMRYVLMEACAVAEPRGILIGLEPHQQYSKSPEGLDRIYSLVKSPILGINFDTGNSFLSGQDPIAWLEHVSDRLVHLHAKDIALQQAEAERGKVTGTPVGCACGDGVIDWAKVISILKKVSRNIVMSVECGTIEQAERSIKYLKALLEKIEG, encoded by the coding sequence ATGGGAAAGATAGGTATTGGAATTAACTTAGAATTTGTCCGACATGCGGACAAACCCTTTGAGTGGGGTGTAGATAAAGCGGCTGAGTTAGGTTACGAATATGTAGAACCGATGGTGCATTGGGGTAGAGAACTACTCAGCGAGGCAGGTTATTTCCATAGTGTTTCAATGTTAGACGACCCCTATCGAATTAAAAAGGCATGTGAGAACGCAGGGGTTAAATTATCGGGACTTTCGTCACATTGTCCTCTTTGCAAACCTGAAATTAGCACTGAATACCTTAAACAAGGTATTCGATTTGCTGCAGAGTGTGGTGCTCCTGTCGTTAATACAGATGAAGGACCAAAGCCTAAATGGACTACGGTTGAAGAAGACCATGTCTTGATGAGATATGTTCTTATGGAAGCCTGTGCGGTAGCAGAACCTCGCGGTATTTTGATTGGTTTAGAACCCCATCAGCAGTATAGTAAATCACCCGAAGGTTTAGACCGTATTTATTCTCTTGTAAAATCCCCTATTTTGGGTATCAATTTTGATACCGGGAATAGTTTTTTAAGTGGTCAGGACCCAATAGCATGGCTGGAACATGTTAGCGATAGATTGGTGCATTTACATGCAAAAGATATAGCATTGCAGCAGGCGGAAGCAGAACGGGGAAAGGTAACCGGAACACCCGTAGGTTGTGCTTGTGGCGATGGGGTTATTGACTGGGCAAAGGTTATCTCTATATTGAAAAAAGTTTCTCGCAATATCGTTATGAGTGTTGAATGTGGAACAATCGAACAAGCCGAGCGCAGTATAAAATACCTGAAAGCATTATTAGAGAAAATCGAAGGTTAA
- the pckA gene encoding phosphoenolpyruvate carboxykinase (ATP) has translation MDLQSWFTEKQISCGKIYRNLSVPELYEISLEKGEGKLGANGTLLVRTGKRTGRSPEDRFVVQDEFSKDAVDWNKVNLPTTEDVYNHIYDRIRGFLKGKDVYVFDGFVGADENYRIKVRVVAEKAWHALFARILFLRPTPEQLEHFGEPDFCVFACGGLKLEGEKDKVKTDTAIILNLKERNILICGSDYGGEIKKSIFTVMNFIMPERNVMPMHCSANVGKDGDSAIFFGLSGTGKTILSADPERYLIGDDEHGWSEDGIFNFEGGCYAKIIKLRKESEPLIYSAIRFGSIAENVVYDPSTREIDFDDGSITENIRTTYPVEFIPNVVLSGKAGHPKNIFLLTADAFGILPPVAKLTPEGAMYHFLSGYTAKLAGTEVGVVEPQATFSTCFGAPFMIRSPWVYARLLAEKMKRHSADCWLINTGWSGGPYGVGKRMSIELTRSILSAVLEGKLKNAKFVKLEKLNLLVPEAIEGLEDQRVLIPEHTWADKSAYQQKMEHLVGLFIKNFERFKAQAEHAVLEAGPKL, from the coding sequence ATGGATTTACAATCATGGTTTACTGAAAAGCAAATTTCATGCGGGAAAATTTATAGGAATTTGAGTGTTCCGGAACTTTATGAAATCTCATTAGAAAAAGGTGAAGGGAAGTTAGGTGCTAATGGAACGCTATTAGTCAGGACAGGTAAACGAACGGGTAGGTCCCCTGAAGACCGTTTTGTCGTTCAAGACGAATTTTCAAAGGATGCAGTAGATTGGAACAAGGTAAATCTACCTACAACGGAGGATGTCTATAATCATATATATGATAGAATACGCGGTTTTTTGAAGGGTAAAGATGTATATGTATTCGATGGGTTTGTAGGGGCTGATGAAAACTATCGTATAAAAGTGCGGGTAGTGGCAGAAAAAGCATGGCATGCTTTATTTGCACGAATATTGTTCTTAAGACCTACACCGGAACAGCTGGAACATTTTGGAGAACCGGATTTTTGTGTCTTTGCTTGTGGCGGATTGAAATTAGAAGGGGAGAAGGATAAAGTTAAGACGGATACAGCCATTATTCTTAACCTTAAAGAGAGAAATATCTTAATTTGTGGTTCGGATTATGGTGGTGAAATAAAGAAAAGTATTTTTACTGTAATGAATTTTATTATGCCGGAACGAAATGTGATGCCCATGCATTGTTCGGCTAATGTAGGTAAAGATGGCGACAGTGCTATTTTCTTTGGTCTTTCCGGAACAGGGAAAACAATACTTTCAGCAGACCCTGAAAGATATCTTATCGGGGATGATGAACATGGCTGGAGCGAAGACGGTATCTTTAATTTTGAAGGGGGTTGTTATGCAAAGATAATTAAATTAAGAAAAGAATCAGAGCCGTTAATTTATAGTGCTATTCGGTTCGGTTCTATTGCGGAAAATGTTGTGTATGACCCTTCAACACGAGAGATTGACTTCGATGACGGTAGTATCACAGAAAATATCCGAACAACATATCCTGTAGAATTTATTCCGAATGTAGTGCTTAGTGGAAAAGCTGGACATCCCAAAAATATATTCCTTTTGACGGCAGATGCTTTTGGAATTTTACCCCCGGTAGCCAAATTAACCCCTGAAGGGGCTATGTATCATTTTCTTTCCGGTTATACGGCAAAACTTGCAGGAACAGAAGTAGGTGTTGTTGAACCCCAGGCAACTTTCTCTACCTGTTTTGGTGCTCCATTTATGATTCGTAGTCCGTGGGTGTATGCTCGTTTGCTGGCGGAGAAAATGAAAAGACACAGTGCGGATTGCTGGTTGATTAATACGGGCTGGTCTGGCGGTCCTTATGGCGTTGGGAAACGAATGTCTATCGAATTAACGCGTTCTATTCTATCCGCCGTGTTAGAGGGTAAACTAAAAAATGCTAAATTCGTAAAACTGGAAAAATTGAATTTATTGGTACCTGAAGCCATAGAAGGTTTGGAAGACCAGCGTGTGTTAATTCCTGAGCATACATGGGCGGATAAATCTGCATACCAGCAAAAAATGGAACATCTTGTTGGCTTATTTATAAAAAATTTCGAACGGTTTAAGGCTCAGGCAGAACATGCGGTGTTAGAAGCAGGTCCCAAATTATAA
- a CDS encoding histone deacetylase produces the protein MNDTAIVFREEGIFHDTGPYHPESPARLEAILDAFNRHKIDPPFLEIEPATREDLLRIHTVQHVDTIEKTCKNNLDYPDPDTVMGESSWDAALLAAGGAISACKAVLEGKYKSVFEIMRPPGHHAEPNRAMGFCLFNNIAIAGKWLTDVAGLKRVAIFDFDVHHGNGTQKAFYNDDKVYYISIHQFPHYPGTGFPEERGKNNTNLNIQMMPGVPEELWHSAIENLVLPELKRFQPEFLLISAGFDAHRKDPLGSQNLEEEDFAKITRAVKGIAGGRIVSLLEGGYNLEALGESCVAHYLALRDEA, from the coding sequence ATGAATGATACAGCAATTGTATTCCGTGAGGAAGGTATCTTTCATGATACGGGACCCTATCATCCAGAAAGCCCGGCAAGATTAGAAGCCATACTGGATGCGTTTAATCGGCATAAAATAGACCCTCCCTTTCTGGAAATAGAACCGGCTACTCGTGAAGACCTGTTGCGGATTCATACCGTGCAGCATGTAGATACGATTGAAAAAACATGCAAAAATAATTTAGATTATCCTGACCCGGATACAGTTATGGGAGAATCGTCATGGGATGCAGCACTATTAGCTGCTGGAGGTGCTATATCTGCGTGTAAGGCAGTTCTGGAAGGTAAATACAAAAGTGTCTTTGAAATAATGAGGCCACCGGGACACCATGCCGAACCCAATCGGGCGATGGGCTTTTGTTTATTTAATAATATAGCAATAGCCGGAAAATGGTTAACAGATGTGGCAGGATTGAAACGGGTTGCTATCTTTGATTTTGATGTTCATCATGGAAATGGGACACAAAAGGCTTTTTATAATGATGATAAGGTTTACTATATAAGTATTCATCAATTCCCTCATTATCCCGGAACGGGTTTCCCGGAGGAAAGAGGTAAAAATAATACCAATTTAAATATACAAATGATGCCCGGTGTCCCAGAAGAACTATGGCATTCAGCAATTGAAAATTTAGTGCTGCCTGAATTAAAAAGATTTCAACCGGAATTTTTACTTATATCTGCAGGATTTGATGCTCATCGAAAAGACCCATTAGGAAGTCAAAACTTAGAAGAGGAGGATTTTGCAAAGATAACCCGTGCGGTAAAAGGGATTGCGGGGGGACGAATTGTATCTTTGTTAGAAGGTGGATATAATTTAGAAGCATTAGGAGAATCGTGTGTGGCGCATTATCTTGCATTAAGGGATGAGGCTTGA
- a CDS encoding NosD domain-containing protein, whose product MTRREMLKNIAVSSGIFIYWKIQNRVAEDKQIQNNQVDISIVHCNDNNWVRKNVIIDSGECGILFREERERFTATGNKIEENIIKNIKLKNGTGISIQGLTQGNEICKNEILEDGEKNEKVGIRIAKTAQNNFIKNNKIKGFAKDIMID is encoded by the coding sequence ATGACCCGACGAGAAATGTTAAAAAATATTGCTGTGAGTAGTGGGATTTTTATCTATTGGAAAATACAAAATAGAGTTGCAGAAGATAAGCAGATACAAAACAATCAAGTGGATATTTCCATAGTGCATTGCAATGATAATAATTGGGTTCGTAAAAATGTTATTATAGATTCCGGTGAGTGTGGAATCCTTTTCCGTGAAGAACGAGAAAGGTTTACAGCAACAGGAAATAAAATTGAGGAAAATATTATCAAAAATATAAAGTTAAAAAATGGAACAGGAATATCTATTCAAGGTCTTACCCAAGGAAACGAGATTTGCAAGAATGAAATTTTAGAAGATGGGGAGAAAAATGAAAAGGTAGGAATTCGAATAGCAAAAACGGCTCAAAATAATTTTATCAAGAATAATAAAATAAAGGGATTTGCAAAGGATATTATGATAGACTAA
- the thpR gene encoding RNA 2',3'-cyclic phosphodiesterase codes for MSEGTYRAFIAIELPSEVREVIWNSAKPASGMLKSLVKWVPSENIHLTLRFLGEITLNTSDKLRESLRQIAIQFHPLKLKLGIPGVFPSWKEPRVLWVGLDIIEGDINFIQTTIEQQAQMAGLSQEKQKFHPHITVGRVKTPSPFISNTWKNVKIQQVPEFVVNKITLFKSTLNPGGAIYDIVDTFQFKEKG; via the coding sequence ATGAGTGAGGGGACTTATCGTGCTTTTATTGCTATAGAACTTCCTTCCGAAGTAAGGGAGGTAATCTGGAATAGTGCAAAGCCCGCTTCCGGCATGCTCAAATCTTTAGTGAAGTGGGTTCCATCTGAAAATATACATTTGACCTTACGATTTTTAGGGGAAATAACGCTAAATACGAGCGATAAATTAAGAGAGAGTTTGCGACAAATAGCCATCCAATTCCATCCTTTAAAACTTAAATTAGGTATTCCAGGGGTTTTCCCTTCATGGAAAGAGCCAAGGGTTTTGTGGGTAGGTTTAGATATTATAGAAGGAGATATAAACTTCATACAGACTACGATAGAACAGCAGGCACAAATGGCTGGTTTAAGTCAAGAAAAACAAAAATTTCATCCACACATTACAGTAGGTAGGGTCAAAACACCTTCTCCATTTATTTCCAACACATGGAAAAATGTTAAAATACAACAGGTGCCCGAATTTGTTGTGAATAAAATTACTTTGTTCAAAAGTACACTAAATCCGGGTGGCGCTATTTACGATATTGTAGATACTTTTCAATTTAAAGAAAAGGGATAG
- a CDS encoding DUF4139 domain-containing protein — MKQKTSQILLFVALTFLVISVVQAQDTEANAQKSDIKQSETTLQDQKDVAVTIYNNDRALVREKRKIKLPKGESYLKFMDVPERIIPETVSLKSLIQAGSLQILEQNYEYDLISPSKLMEKYVGKEVKLVNKNKDMDFYEVTAKLLSVNESPVFQVENQIYLGHPGNVVLPELPSELIAKPTLIWMLDNTLEEQELEATYLTSGISWKADYVLVYDEPKNSMDLEGWITLNNSSGATYQNAKLKLVAGEVNIVPVQAPAPMMDRMMVGAAKSMEVREESFAEYHLYTVPRRTTIKQNQSKQVSLLSANGVKANKIYEYRGNTAFYNNKIEPIRNENIDAFLIFKNAEDNQLGFPLPEGIIRVYQEDSEGMLQFAGEDRIKHTPKDEEIRLRLGKAFDIIGERTQIDFQKLGPNVVECEFEIVIRNHKKNDIVVDIVEPMMGDWQIIKSSMDYEKKDAFSVIFHLPVKAEGSGKVSYRVRIRF; from the coding sequence ATGAAACAGAAAACATCACAGATTTTACTCTTTGTGGCGTTGACATTTTTGGTGATATCTGTAGTTCAAGCACAAGATACGGAGGCAAATGCTCAAAAATCAGACATAAAACAATCCGAGACAACCCTTCAAGACCAGAAGGATGTTGCTGTTACTATATACAACAATGACCGTGCTCTGGTGCGTGAGAAACGAAAAATTAAATTACCTAAAGGGGAAAGTTATTTGAAATTTATGGATGTACCCGAGCGTATTATCCCTGAAACGGTAAGTTTGAAATCTTTAATACAGGCAGGAAGTTTACAAATACTGGAACAGAATTATGAATATGATTTGATTAGTCCTTCCAAATTAATGGAAAAATATGTCGGTAAGGAGGTAAAACTGGTAAACAAAAATAAAGACATGGATTTTTATGAAGTTACTGCGAAACTTTTAAGTGTAAATGAGTCCCCTGTATTTCAAGTAGAAAATCAGATTTATTTAGGACATCCAGGGAATGTTGTTTTGCCTGAACTACCCTCGGAGTTGATTGCAAAACCTACCCTGATATGGATGTTAGATAATACTCTGGAAGAACAGGAATTAGAGGCTACTTATTTAACTTCAGGTATCTCATGGAAGGCAGATTATGTACTTGTTTATGATGAACCTAAAAATTCAATGGATTTAGAAGGTTGGATAACGCTCAATAATAGTTCCGGTGCTACTTATCAGAATGCCAAATTAAAATTGGTAGCGGGGGAAGTCAATATTGTTCCTGTTCAAGCACCAGCACCAATGATGGACCGTATGATGGTAGGTGCAGCAAAATCTATGGAGGTTCGAGAGGAGTCTTTTGCAGAGTATCACCTCTATACTGTACCTCGAAGAACGACCATTAAACAAAATCAATCCAAACAAGTAAGTTTACTATCCGCTAATGGTGTCAAGGCAAATAAAATTTACGAATACCGTGGAAACACAGCATTTTATAATAACAAAATCGAGCCTATTCGTAATGAAAATATTGATGCCTTTTTAATTTTTAAGAATGCAGAGGATAACCAGTTAGGATTTCCTTTGCCGGAGGGGATAATCCGTGTATATCAAGAAGATAGTGAAGGAATGTTGCAATTTGCGGGAGAAGACCGTATTAAACATACCCCCAAAGATGAAGAAATACGGTTACGGTTAGGAAAAGCATTTGATATAATTGGAGAAAGAACCCAGATAGATTTCCAGAAGTTAGGTCCTAATGTTGTAGAATGTGAATTTGAGATTGTTATAAGAAATCATAAGAAAAATGATATTGTAGTAGATATTGTTGAACCGATGATGGGAGATTGGCAGATTATTAAGTCATCTATGGATTACGAAAAGAAAGATGCTTTTTCTGTAATCTTCCATTTACCTGTAAAAGCCGAAGGTTCGGGAAAAGTGTCTTATAGGGTGCGTATTCGTTTCTAA